AGAAGATGCCATAACCCCACCTTTTTTTACATTATCATTTAACATTGCCAAAGCTGCTGTTGTTCCTGGAGCTCCAGGTTGTTCTAATCCCATTTCTTGAAAAATTTCACCAATACTATCTCCAACAGCTGGAGTAGGAGCTAAGGATAAATCTATTATTCCAAATTCTACACCTAATCTTTTAGCTGCTTCTTGAGCTACTAATTGACCTACTCTAGTTATTTTAAAAGCTGTCTTTTTTATTACTTCACATAAATTTTCAAAATCTGAATCTCTAACTGATTCTAATGCTTTTTTTACAACTCCTGGACCACTGACTCCAATATTTACAACAGCTTCTGCTTCACCTAATCCATGGAAAGCTCCAGCCATAAATGGATTATCTTCCACAGCATTACAAAATACAACTAATTTTGCACAACCAATACTAGATTGATCTTTTGTTAATTCTGCTGTCTTTTTTATTATTATTCCCATTTCCTTAATGGCATCCATATTAATTCCATTTCTACTTGTTCCTATATTAACTGAAGAACATACTCTTTCTGTTACTTTCATTGCTTCAGGAATTGAATTTATTAAAATTTTATCTGATTTTGTATATCCTTTTTGAACTAAGGCAGAAAAACCTCCTATAAAATTAACACCACATTCCTTTGCTGCTCTATCTAAAGTTTTGGCAACGCTAACATAGGAATCAGTTTTACACCCTGCTGCTGCTATTGCTATTGGAGTTATAGATATTCTTTTATTAACAACTGGTATCCCAAATTGTTTTGCAATGTCATCTCCCACTTCAACTAAATTTTTAGCATATTTTATTATTTTATTATATATTTTTTCATTAAATTTATTAATATCTGAATCTGCGCAATCCATTAAACTAATACCCATAGTTATAGTTCTAACATCCAGATTTTCTTCAGATATCATCATATTAGTTTCTATTATTTCTCCTCTTGAAATCATATATCCCTCCTATAATTAAATACGGTGCATGCAATTAAATATTTCTTCATTTTGTATAGTTATAATAACTCCTAATTCTTCCCCTATATCTGTTAATTTCCCCTGTATTTCTTTTGTTGTTTGAAGTTCTTTTGTTATTTCAACTATCATCATCATATTAAAATAACCCTTTATTATGGTTTGAGATATATCCAAAACATTTATTTCTTTTTCTGCTAAATAAGTACATATTTTTGCTATAATACCAACTTTATCGCTTCCTAAAACAGTAATTATACATTTCATTTTTTGCCTCCCATAATTTTATTATACATTATAGCATAGTTTATTTATTAAAAAAACACTAAATCATAAAAACACCATAAATATTTATGGTGTTTTTATGATTTAGTGTTAGACTGTTGTTATTTCTTTTTCTTTTAAAGCTAATAATTTTTCTATATCTTTTATTACTTTATCTGTAATTTTTTGAACTTCTTCTTCAGCATCTTTTAATTCATCAGTTGTTATTTCTTCTGATTTTTCCAATCTTCTTAAACTATTATTTATATCTTTTCTAATATTTCTAGCTGCAACTTTACCTTCTTCAGCATCTTTTTTAGCCATTTTTACATATTCTTTTCTTCTATCAGCTGTTAATTCAGGAATTAGTAATCTTATTACTCTTCCGTCATTATTTGGTGTTAAACCTAAGTTAGCTACCATAATTGATTTTTCTATAGATGGAATTATTGATTTATCCCAAGGATCAATAACCAAAAGTCTTGCTTCTGGAGCTGATACTGTACCCACTTGATTTAATGGCATCTCAGATCCATATTGTGAAACTTTGATTTCATCTAACATAGAAACATTAGCCCTTCCAGCTCTAATTGATGTAAATCTAATTTTTGTTGCTTCAACTGTTTTCTCCATTTTTTCTTTACATTCTTTAATCAAAATATCTTTACTCATTATCTATCCTCCCCATTTTTATAATACTACTGTTCCTATTTTTTCTCCTAAAACAACTTTTTTTATATTCCCTTCTTTAAGAGAATCAAAAACTATTAAAGGAAGTTTATTATCTCTACATAAAGAAATAGCAGC
This genomic stretch from Fusobacterium sp. IOR10 harbors:
- a CDS encoding PFL family protein, giving the protein MISRGEIIETNMMISEENLDVRTITMGISLMDCADSDINKFNEKIYNKIIKYAKNLVEVGDDIAKQFGIPVVNKRISITPIAIAAAGCKTDSYVSVAKTLDRAAKECGVNFIGGFSALVQKGYTKSDKILINSIPEAMKVTERVCSSVNIGTSRNGINMDAIKEMGIIIKKTAELTKDQSSIGCAKLVVFCNAVEDNPFMAGAFHGLGEAEAVVNIGVSGPGVVKKALESVRDSDFENLCEVIKKTAFKITRVGQLVAQEAAKRLGVEFGIIDLSLAPTPAVGDSIGEIFQEMGLEQPGAPGTTAALAMLNDNVKKGGVMASSYVGGLSGAFIPVSEDHAMIKAVELGALTLEKLEAMTCVCSVGLDMIAIPGNTSASTISGIIADEAAIGMINNKTTAARLIPVIGKDVGEYVEFGGLLGYAPIILVNKFSCEKFINRGGRVPAPIHSFKN
- a CDS encoding ACT domain-containing protein, yielding MKCIITVLGSDKVGIIAKICTYLAEKEINVLDISQTIIKGYFNMMMIVEITKELQTTKEIQGKLTDIGEELGVIITIQNEEIFNCMHRI
- the frr gene encoding ribosome recycling factor; its protein translation is MSKDILIKECKEKMEKTVEATKIRFTSIRAGRANVSMLDEIKVSQYGSEMPLNQVGTVSAPEARLLVIDPWDKSIIPSIEKSIMVANLGLTPNNDGRVIRLLIPELTADRRKEYVKMAKKDAEEGKVAARNIRKDINNSLRRLEKSEEITTDELKDAEEEVQKITDKVIKDIEKLLALKEKEITTV